A genome region from Armatimonadota bacterium includes the following:
- a CDS encoding Gfo/Idh/MocA family oxidoreductase, producing the protein MMLQGTLGAQVRRTATMDIVGCGAVTRRFHLPALAWLERQGLLRVRYCLDPDAKAAAFLASQFRGARPFCVSAPTAFDGTGAAVVLVATPPEHHSAWAQHYLEAGSHVLVEKPAVVSTEQYSLLQQVTRETRRCVLVGHVRRLFPSVVAARALVTDGRIGTIRRIEAYEGLRWSWSTRSDFPVSSRAGGVLYDLGSHVLDMALFICGLDDLAPGTVATEVLRLERWPSQEPSHEFDADLALGMPSGEIPLAIRLSRREPLANVVRVRGDQGELLVSAWHSRTVLLRANGGSQRQAGDLRSVHAATSQGCFVEEHLEAWRTWALGQQDSPLHLRHFGFLTWLVQTLAAEA; encoded by the coding sequence ATGATGCTGCAGGGGACGCTGGGAGCACAGGTGCGCAGAACAGCCACCATGGACATTGTGGGCTGCGGTGCTGTGACCAGGCGCTTCCATCTGCCCGCTCTGGCCTGGCTGGAGCGGCAGGGGCTTCTCCGGGTGAGGTATTGCCTCGATCCCGACGCGAAGGCCGCTGCCTTCCTGGCCTCGCAATTCCGGGGAGCACGACCGTTCTGCGTGTCGGCTCCGACGGCCTTTGACGGCACGGGGGCAGCGGTAGTCCTTGTGGCCACGCCACCAGAGCATCACAGTGCATGGGCGCAGCACTACCTGGAAGCCGGATCCCACGTGCTTGTGGAAAAGCCCGCCGTGGTGAGCACGGAGCAATATTCCCTCCTGCAGCAGGTGACCCGCGAGACACGTCGATGCGTCCTGGTAGGGCACGTCCGCCGACTCTTCCCCTCCGTGGTGGCGGCAAGAGCGCTGGTTACGGACGGGAGAATCGGGACTATCCGGCGGATCGAGGCGTACGAGGGGTTGCGGTGGAGCTGGAGCACGCGTTCCGATTTTCCCGTGAGCTCACGCGCCGGCGGGGTCCTCTATGACCTGGGTTCCCATGTCCTGGACATGGCTCTCTTTATCTGCGGGCTGGATGACCTTGCCCCCGGCACGGTAGCGACGGAAGTGTTGCGGCTGGAAAGATGGCCCTCTCAGGAGCCCTCGCATGAGTTTGACGCAGATCTGGCCCTGGGCATGCCTTCGGGGGAGATTCCGCTTGCGATCCGGCTGAGCCGGCGTGAGCCGCTGGCCAACGTGGTCCGCGTGCGGGGTGACCAGGGTGAGCTTCTGGTGTCCGCCTGGCACTCCCGGACCGTTCTCCTCAGGGCCAACGGCGGTTCACAGAGGCAGGCGGGGGACCTCCGTTCCGTCCATGCGGCCACCTCTCAGGGCTGTTTTGTGGAGGAGCACCTGGAGGCGTGGCGCACCTGGGCGTTGGGACAGCAGGACTCACCGTTGCACCTCAGGCACTTCGGCTTTCTCACATGGCTTGTGCAGACATTGGCTGCTGAGGCGTAG
- a CDS encoding SDR family oxidoreductase — translation MAQLSGQIAVVTGASSGVGRAIALALAREGATVALVARREAELEVVAQAARDAGGDAKSFPTDLADDGEIAALVEHLQSFPGIDVLVHSAGTYARGPVEEAPVEDLDRQYRINVRAAYQVTRHLLPMLRRRRGQVVFINSSAGLNARQHVSQYASTKHALKALADSLRDEVNADGIRVLSVFLGRTATPLQAAIHGMEGRPYRPDRLVQPEDVAAMVLSALCLPRTAEVTDINIRPLAKPG, via the coding sequence ATGGCGCAGCTCTCCGGGCAAATCGCCGTCGTGACCGGGGCCAGTAGCGGCGTGGGGCGGGCCATCGCCCTGGCCCTGGCCCGGGAAGGGGCGACCGTAGCCCTCGTGGCGCGGCGCGAGGCTGAACTGGAGGTGGTTGCGCAGGCCGCACGGGACGCAGGAGGGGACGCGAAGTCCTTCCCCACCGACCTGGCTGACGACGGGGAGATCGCCGCGCTGGTCGAGCACCTGCAGTCCTTCCCGGGGATCGACGTGCTAGTGCACAGCGCAGGGACCTATGCCCGGGGCCCGGTGGAGGAGGCGCCCGTGGAGGACCTGGACCGGCAGTACCGGATCAATGTCCGGGCCGCGTACCAGGTGACGCGGCACCTGCTGCCCATGCTCAGGCGACGGCGGGGACAGGTGGTATTCATCAACTCCAGTGCCGGCCTGAACGCACGGCAGCATGTCAGCCAGTATGCATCCACAAAGCACGCGCTGAAAGCGCTGGCCGACAGCCTGCGGGATGAGGTCAACGCCGACGGGATCCGTGTGCTCAGCGTCTTCCTGGGACGCACAGCGACACCGCTGCAGGCGGCTATCCACGGGATGGAGGGGCGGCCCTACCGACCGGACCGCCTGGTGCAGCCTGAGGATGTGGCTGCCATGGTGTTGAGCGCCCTCTGCCTGCCGCGAACCGCCGAAGTCACCGACATCAACATTCGGCCACTGGCGAAACCAGGATGA
- a CDS encoding DUF4910 domain-containing protein, whose translation MRGIADLRAGLDLDQLGAGLYALIEELYPICRSITGNGVRQTLARLAALVPLQVHEVPSGTRVLDWTVPREWNIRDAYVKNSRGERVIDFHRSNLHVVSYSVPVQQRMSLRELKEHLFTLPEQPEWIPYRTSYYRETWGFCLSHNSLLALPEDEYEVCIDATLEDGFLTFGEVFLEGDERDEVLISTHVCHPSLCNDNLSGIAVATYLAKLLSDLPRRYSYRFLFIPGTIGSITWLALNESGLSRIRHGLVAACLGDPGGFTYKRSRRGDAEIDRAVQHVLRQADIPSQIVDFSPYGYDERQYCSPGFNLPVGVLSRTPHGRFPEYHTSADNLSLVRPRALAESLSVFLAVCEVLEGNRRYLNLHPKGEPQLGRRGLYGSIGGATSGRTWEMALLWVLNLSDGAHSLLGVAERSGLPFGLIREAAGALASHGLLAEAPQPALAEERLAWRSSPGKSPS comes from the coding sequence ATGAGAGGTATTGCCGACCTGCGTGCCGGACTGGACCTGGACCAGCTGGGGGCCGGCCTCTACGCCCTCATCGAGGAGCTGTACCCCATCTGCCGCAGCATCACCGGGAACGGCGTCCGTCAGACGCTGGCGCGCCTGGCGGCGCTTGTCCCCCTCCAGGTCCACGAGGTGCCCAGCGGCACACGAGTGCTCGACTGGACCGTTCCCCGCGAGTGGAATATCCGTGACGCCTACGTGAAGAACTCCCGCGGCGAGCGGGTGATCGACTTCCACAGGTCAAACCTGCACGTGGTGAGCTACAGCGTACCGGTGCAGCAACGGATGTCCCTGCGGGAGCTGAAGGAACACCTGTTCACCCTGCCGGAGCAGCCCGAGTGGATTCCGTACCGTACCTCGTACTACAGGGAGACCTGGGGTTTCTGCCTGAGCCACAACAGCCTCCTGGCCTTACCCGAGGATGAATATGAGGTCTGTATCGACGCCACGCTGGAAGACGGCTTCCTCACTTTCGGCGAGGTCTTTCTGGAGGGGGATGAGCGGGATGAGGTGCTCATCTCCACTCACGTCTGCCATCCGTCGCTGTGCAACGACAACCTCTCAGGCATTGCCGTGGCCACCTACCTGGCGAAGCTGCTCTCCGACCTTCCGCGGCGCTACTCCTACAGGTTTCTCTTCATCCCCGGCACGATCGGCTCCATTACCTGGCTGGCGCTCAACGAATCAGGCCTCTCCCGCATCCGCCACGGCCTGGTGGCGGCCTGCCTGGGAGACCCCGGTGGATTTACCTACAAGAGGAGCCGCCGGGGCGACGCGGAGATCGACCGTGCGGTCCAGCATGTGCTGCGGCAGGCAGACATCCCGTCCCAGATCGTGGATTTCTCTCCCTACGGGTATGACGAGCGGCAGTATTGCTCCCCGGGCTTCAACCTTCCGGTGGGGGTCCTCTCCCGGACACCACACGGCCGCTTCCCCGAATACCACACCTCCGCCGACAACCTGAGCCTGGTCCGCCCGCGGGCGCTGGCAGAGTCGCTCTCGGTGTTTCTGGCGGTGTGCGAGGTGCTCGAGGGTAACCGCCGCTACCTCAACCTTCACCCCAAGGGCGAACCGCAGCTCGGCAGACGCGGGCTCTATGGATCGATCGGCGGCGCAACGTCCGGGCGCACCTGGGAGATGGCGCTCCTGTGGGTGTTGAACCTCTCGGACGGCGCCCACTCGCTGCTGGGTGTGGCAGAGAGGAGCGGACTGCCGTTTGGGCTGATCCGAGAGGCGGCGGGGGCGCTGGCTTCGCACGGCCTGCTGGCGGAGGCCCCGCAGCCCGCCTTGGCCGAGGAGAGGCTGGCATGGCGCAGCTCTCCGGGCAAATCGCCGTCGTGA
- the rfbC gene encoding dTDP-4-dehydrorhamnose 3,5-epimerase, with product MIFTPLRIPGAYVIDLERREDGRGFFARSWCREEFEAHGLNPTVVQCNISFNRKKGTLRGLHYQASPFAEAKSVRCIRGAIFDVLVDIRPRSPAYLRWEAVVLTGENRRMVYVPEGCAHGFQTLEDDSEVFYLMSQAYRPEYARGIRWNDPAVGIEWPPVAERVISERDRSYPDLVPEVSTRP from the coding sequence GTGATCTTCACACCGTTGCGCATACCCGGCGCCTACGTCATCGACCTGGAGCGCAGAGAGGACGGACGGGGGTTCTTCGCGCGGAGCTGGTGCCGGGAAGAATTCGAGGCGCACGGACTCAACCCGACGGTCGTCCAGTGCAATATCTCCTTCAATCGCAAGAAAGGGACGCTGCGCGGCCTGCACTACCAGGCCAGCCCCTTTGCCGAGGCTAAGAGCGTCCGCTGTATACGTGGGGCCATCTTCGACGTTCTTGTGGACATCCGTCCCCGCTCCCCGGCGTACCTGCGCTGGGAGGCTGTGGTGCTCACGGGGGAAAACCGGCGAATGGTCTATGTGCCCGAAGGGTGCGCCCATGGTTTTCAGACGCTGGAGGATGACTCCGAGGTATTCTACCTGATGTCGCAGGCCTACAGGCCGGAGTACGCGCGGGGCATCCGCTGGAACGACCCGGCCGTCGGGATTGAGTGGCCGCCGGTCGCCGAGCGCGTCATCTCAGAGCGCGACCGATCCTATCCCGACCTCGTGCCCGAAGTTTCCACCAGACCATGA
- a CDS encoding class I SAM-dependent methyltransferase, whose amino-acid sequence MRASSGVEPATERLTSGVAAQRQRCRFCLAPLSHLVVDLGCQPLANAYLAPADLDRMEPFYPLRLLVCDRCFLVQLEDYVTPETLFSNYAYFSSYSDTWLEHCRAYVEAVVSRFGLDATSRIIEVASNDGYLLQYFREKGISVLGIEPAANVAAAAEQRGIPTLVRFFGREAAAALAGEGIQADLLIGNNVLAHVPDLNDFVAGLKVALKPLGVLTMEFPHLVRLMEGNQFDTIYHEHFSYFSFSAARDVFAAHGLEVFDVEQIPTHGGSLRVYVRHTADQSKPIEARVVSLLQEEEQWGVRRLERYRAFGEQVKATKRRLLEFLIQVKDHGRTIAAYGAPAKGNTLLNYCGIRTDFIDYTVDRSPHKQGRYLPGSHIPIYAPQRISETRPDYLLILPWNLKHEIVRQLAYVRAWGGAFIVPIPEVQVIP is encoded by the coding sequence ATGCGGGCTTCTTCTGGCGTCGAGCCAGCGACTGAGCGGCTGACTTCCGGGGTGGCGGCACAGCGGCAGCGGTGCCGTTTCTGCCTGGCGCCTCTCAGCCATCTGGTCGTAGATCTGGGTTGCCAGCCCCTGGCCAATGCCTATCTGGCCCCGGCTGACCTCGACCGGATGGAACCCTTCTACCCGCTGCGACTCCTGGTGTGCGACCGCTGCTTTCTGGTGCAACTGGAGGATTACGTCACCCCGGAGACGCTTTTTTCGAACTACGCCTACTTCTCCTCGTACTCCGATACCTGGCTGGAACACTGCCGCGCCTACGTGGAAGCCGTCGTCTCCCGATTTGGTCTGGATGCCACCTCCCGGATCATCGAGGTGGCCAGCAACGACGGGTACCTTCTGCAGTACTTTCGGGAGAAGGGTATCTCTGTGCTGGGCATCGAGCCGGCGGCCAATGTAGCCGCCGCGGCGGAGCAGCGGGGCATTCCCACTCTGGTGCGGTTCTTTGGCCGAGAGGCGGCCGCCGCGCTGGCGGGCGAAGGCATACAGGCCGACCTCCTCATCGGCAATAACGTACTGGCTCATGTGCCCGACCTGAACGACTTCGTGGCAGGCCTGAAGGTGGCGCTGAAGCCCCTGGGCGTCCTGACTATGGAATTCCCACATCTCGTTCGTCTGATGGAGGGGAACCAGTTTGACACCATCTACCACGAGCACTTCTCCTACTTCTCCTTCAGCGCGGCGAGGGATGTGTTCGCTGCCCACGGCCTTGAGGTGTTTGACGTGGAGCAGATTCCCACCCACGGCGGCTCTCTGCGGGTCTATGTCCGGCATACTGCTGACCAGAGCAAACCCATCGAGGCTCGCGTGGTCAGCCTGCTGCAAGAGGAGGAGCAGTGGGGTGTGCGGCGTCTGGAGCGCTACCGCGCCTTCGGTGAACAGGTGAAGGCCACGAAGCGCCGCCTGCTGGAGTTTCTCATCCAGGTCAAAGACCATGGGCGGACCATTGCCGCTTACGGTGCACCGGCCAAGGGCAACACCCTGTTGAACTACTGCGGGATCCGCACCGACTTCATTGACTACACCGTTGACCGCAGCCCTCACAAGCAGGGACGGTATCTTCCCGGCTCGCACATTCCCATCTATGCCCCTCAGCGCATCAGCGAGACGCGGCCGGACTACCTGCTGATCCTGCCCTGGAACCTGAAGCACGAGATCGTACGGCAGTTGGCCTACGTGAGAGCCTGGGGAGGCGCTTTTATCGTGCCTATTCCGGAGGTCCAGGTAATCCCGTGA